CAGAATCACATCGGCGCGATGCACATGCGCACCGGTGGGGATCCACGGTGGTTCCCGCCCGGGCTGATTCCCTATGAGGCGGTCCCGCCGGCGGAGGTGAAAATGCACAGCCAGTACCTGCGGGAAGCCGGGTACTACACGACCAACAATGCCAAGGAGGACTATCAGTTCAAAGCTCCGGTTACGGCCTGGGACGAGAGCAGCAACCGGGCGCACTGGCGCGACCGCAAGCCCGGGCAGCCGTTTTTCGCCATCTTCAATTTCGGGGTCACCCACGAATCGCAGGTCTGGGCGCGACAGCGCGACTCCCTCTGGGTGGATGCCGACCTCGACGTTCCGGTACCGCCCTATCTGCCGTCGACCGAGGCGGGGCTGCGCGACATCCGTCAGGTGTATTCCAACATCAAAACGATGGACTTCCAGGTGGGCGAAGTCCTGAAACAGCTCGAGGCGGACGGCCTGCTGGACAGCACCATCGTCGTCTGGTATGCGGATCACGGCGGCCCGCTGCCGCGCCAGAAGCGCCTGCTCTACGATTCCGGCATGCGCCTGCCCCTGATCATTCGCTACCCGAACCAGTGGCGCGCCGGCGAGGTGGACGACCGGCTCATCAGCTTTATCGACTTCAAGCCGACGCTGCTGTCGATGGCCGGCATCGAACCGCCGTCCTACGAGGACGGCCAGGCGTTCGAGGGACCGTATGCCACCGAGCCGCCGCGCACGTATGTCCATGGCGCGGCGGACCGGTTCGACGAACAGTACGACATGATCCGCGCCGTGCGGGATCACCGGTTCAAATACCTGCGCAATTTCCAGCCGGAGAAACCCTACTACCTGCCGGTCGCCTACCGCGAGCAGATGGGGATCATGAAGGAGCTGCTCCGCATGCGCGACGCCGGCGAGCTGAACGAATACCAGGCCCAGTGGTTCAGGACCACGAAGGACCCGGAAGAACTCTTCGACACGGAGACGGACCCGTTCGAACTGCATAACCTCGCCGGCGACCCGGCTTATGCCGACAAGCTGGCCGAACTCCGGGCCGAGTGCGACCGGTGGATGAGCGAAATCCACGACCTCGGGCTCGTGCCCGAGATTGATTTCGTGGAGTCGATCTGGCCGGGCGGCGTGCAGCCCGAGACGGCGGCGCCGGCAGGACAGTGGGCCGGCACGCAGCTGACGCTCCGCAGCGCGACCGAAGGCGCCAACATCGGGTACCAGCTGCTCGCGGCCGACGAGGCCCCCGGCAAGCGCTGGGACGTGTATGTGAAACCCATTGTCGTGCCGGAAGGACACCACGTGGTGGCCCTCGCACACCGGATCGGGTACAAGCCCAGCGAACAGGTGGAGATCGCCGGCGACTGATGCCGGCATCTCCCGCACCACGTTCATCCTTCGCCCTACAGGGTAACCGTATCTCCGCCGCCGGCGTTGCGTACGACGGAATGATCTGTCTGCCAAACGAACCCATGAGGCGGTATCATGACACGGATGCGAAACGGAGGACGCGCGCTCATTGCAGTCCTGTTGCTGCTAACGGGCGGATGTGATTTTGCCGGCGTCGACCCGGTCGGCAATACCGACTTCATCGCCGCGGAGCCCTTCCGGCTCACCCTGAGCGCCGACGGCATTGCCGCCCTGCGCGTCGCGGCGATCAATGGCGAGATCACCATCGTGGGCTCCGCCACGGCCGACTCGATCGTCGCAACCGGGGAGCGCCGCGTCGGGTCGGACAGCCAGGAAGACGCCGAGCGACACCTGCACGACCTCACCGTCAGTCTGCGCCAGCTCAACGACCAGGCGACGCTCGCCACCGATCAGCCGGATCGCAGCGGGGGACGCGACTATACGGTCGACTACCGGATCGTGATGCCGGCGGCGATGGCGCTCACGTTCGAGCATGTGAACGGCGACGTGCAGGCGAGCGGCCTCCAGGGCGAGGTGGCGATGTCGCTCGTCAATGGCACGCTCGACGTTGAAACGTCCGTCAAGCCGGCGCGTCCGCTGGATCTCAGCGTGGTGAACGGGCAGATCCTGCTCGGCATCCCCGCCTCCACGTCGGCGGATTTCGAGGCCCACGTCGTCAATGGGTCGATCGGCCTGACCAACCTCCAGTTGGACGATTTCGAGGGCACGACGCGCTCGATGACCGGACGCCTCGGCGGCGGCGGGATTCAGATCGCCCTGGATGTCGTCAACGGG
This Rhodothermales bacterium DNA region includes the following protein-coding sequences:
- a CDS encoding sulfatase — its product is MLRSFRMVLLAALVFSAGCATHTPESAATHPVQQLAFRPNILWLVAEDLSPIIPPFGDSTVVTPTLSRLAAEGVRYTHVFSPSGVCAPSRAAIATGMYQNHIGAMHMRTGGDPRWFPPGLIPYEAVPPAEVKMHSQYLREAGYYTTNNAKEDYQFKAPVTAWDESSNRAHWRDRKPGQPFFAIFNFGVTHESQVWARQRDSLWVDADLDVPVPPYLPSTEAGLRDIRQVYSNIKTMDFQVGEVLKQLEADGLLDSTIVVWYADHGGPLPRQKRLLYDSGMRLPLIIRYPNQWRAGEVDDRLISFIDFKPTLLSMAGIEPPSYEDGQAFEGPYATEPPRTYVHGAADRFDEQYDMIRAVRDHRFKYLRNFQPEKPYYLPVAYREQMGIMKELLRMRDAGELNEYQAQWFRTTKDPEELFDTETDPFELHNLAGDPAYADKLAELRAECDRWMSEIHDLGLVPEIDFVESIWPGGVQPETAAPAGQWAGTQLTLRSATEGANIGYQLLAADEAPGKRWDVYVKPIVVPEGHHVVALAHRIGYKPSEQVEIAGD